A portion of the Helicobacter pylori NQ4053 genome contains these proteins:
- the serB gene encoding phosphoserine phosphatase SerB: MQKLAVFDFDSTLVNAETIESLARAWGVFDEVETITLKAMNGETDFHKSLILRVSKLKNMPLKLAKEVCESLPLFEGAFELISTLKEKNYKVVCFSGGFDLATNHYRDLLHLDAAFSNTLIVENNALNGLVTGHMMFSHSKGEMLLALQRLLNISKTDTLVVGDGANDLSMFKHAHIKIAFNAKEILKQHATHCIDEPNLALIKPLI, from the coding sequence GTGCAAAAACTAGCCGTTTTTGATTTTGACTCCACGCTAGTCAATGCTGAGACGATTGAGTCTTTAGCGAGGGCGTGGGGGGTGTTTGATGAAGTGGAAACAATCACTTTGAAGGCTATGAATGGCGAGACAGATTTTCATAAAAGTCTTATTTTAAGGGTTTCTAAACTCAAAAACATGCCCTTAAAACTAGCCAAAGAAGTTTGTGAAAGTCTGCCTTTATTTGAGGGGGCGTTTGAACTCATTAGCACCTTAAAAGAGAAAAATTACAAGGTGGTTTGCTTTAGTGGGGGCTTTGATCTAGCGACCAATCATTACAGGGATTTATTGCATTTAGATGCGGCTTTCAGTAACACGCTGATCGTGGAAAATAACGCCTTAAACGGCTTGGTTACGGGGCATATGATGTTTTCGCATTCTAAGGGCGAAATGCTTCTCGCCTTGCAACGCTTGTTGAATATCAGCAAAACGGACACCTTAGTCGTGGGCGATGGGGCGAATGATTTGAGCATGTTCAAACATGCCCATATCAAAATCGCTTTCAATGCTAAAGAAATCCTAAAACAGCACGCCACGCATTGCATTGATGAGCCTAATTTAGCCCTAATCAAGCCTTTGATTTAA
- a CDS encoding ferritin: MLSKDIIKLLNEQVNKEMNSSNLYMSMSSWCYTHSLDGSGLFLFDHAAEEYEHAKKLIVFLNENNVPVQLTSISAPEHKFEGLTQIFQKAYEHEQHISESINNIVDHAIKGKDHATFNFLQWYVSEQHEEEVLFKDILDKIELIGNENHGLYLADQYIKGIAKSRKS, from the coding sequence TGAACTCTTCCAACTTGTATATGAGCATGAGTTCTTGGTGCTATACCCATAGCTTAGATGGCTCGGGGCTTTTCTTGTTTGACCATGCGGCTGAAGAATACGAGCATGCTAAAAAGCTTATCGTTTTCTTGAATGAAAACAATGTGCCTGTGCAATTGACTAGCATCAGTGCGCCTGAGCATAAGTTTGAAGGTTTGACTCAAATTTTCCAAAAAGCCTATGAACATGAGCAACACATCAGCGAGTCCATTAATAATATCGTCGATCACGCCATAAAAGGCAAAGATCATGCGACTTTCAATTTCTTGCAATGGTATGTGTCTGAACAGCATGAAGAAGAAGTGCTTTTCAAGGATATTTTGGATAAAATTGAGTTGATTGGTAATGAAAACCATGGCTTGTATTTGGCTGATCAATATATCAAAGGGATCGCTAAAAGCAGGAAATCTTAA